In Papaver somniferum cultivar HN1 chromosome 1, ASM357369v1, whole genome shotgun sequence, a genomic segment contains:
- the LOC113354485 gene encoding uncharacterized protein LOC113354485, translating into MDCETPCSFKFADDKIIESTPAKLAGIFCMQRIGSRKGQKLLKYYCPSDLTDNVLYSKYFTDIKSTKHQTTVTKTNILEKIKQLMAKRRKSGKRKKVDEKDLVCLIGLYLCCVLFFGDKNANGVNAKYLSIVETYDTVLKVSWPDLIHEHLFEEIHTNLSCLSNVKACVQYLLLLFAEHTPAGLIPKVENHEEDIPRVGRWDIYQISDYIWKTDMTQFSL; encoded by the exons atggattgtgagacaccatgttcattcaAGTTTGCTGATGATAAGATTATAGAGTCTACACCGGCAAAGCTGGCTGGTATATTTTGCATGCAGAGGATTGGAAGCAGAAAGGGTCAGAAGCTGTTAAAGTACTATTGTCCTAGTGATTTGACTGACAATGTTTTATACAGCAAATACTTCACCGATATCAAATCTACAAAGCATCAGACGACGGTGACTAAGACgaacattttagagaagataaaacaacttatggcaaaaaggagaaaaagtgggaaaagaaagaaagttgatgaAAAGGATCTAGTTTGCCTGATAGGTCTTTATCTTTGCTGTGTATTGTTTTTTGGCGACAAAAATGCCAATGGAGTGAACGCGAAATATCTTAGTATCGTTGAAACTTATGATACGGTGCTCAAGGTGTCGTGGCCTGATTTAATACACGAGCACTTGTTTGAAGAGATTCATACTAATCTTAGTTGTTTGTCAAATGTGAAGGCTTGTGTGCAATACCTACTG TTATTGTTTGCTGAACACACGCCAGCAGGATTAATCCCGAAAGTTGAGAACCACGAGGAAGATATCCCGAGGGTTGGGAGATGGGATATATACCAAATTTCTGATTACATTTGGAAAACAGACATGACACAGTTTTCG ctataa